The following proteins are co-located in the Gigantopelta aegis isolate Gae_Host unplaced genomic scaffold, Gae_host_genome ctg2925_pilon_pilon, whole genome shotgun sequence genome:
- the LOC121391751 gene encoding LOW QUALITY PROTEIN: coiled-coil domain-containing protein 105-like (The sequence of the model RefSeq protein was modified relative to this genomic sequence to represent the inferred CDS: inserted 1 base in 1 codon; deleted 1 base in 1 codon): MATAMGPERWKDTSIGGIKVAQTLIDRAERDVYDARRTDPLPSLRDXCVQESNRRIHSYARATRAVVVHLRQVLVATNEEIKSLNRTREALERSLDHCRKDIALNILSGARSALTSAIQERSRVTELLCHSISSTYHYDQTKIITRLGPFDPLTPAAYEAVKELKKHVKESSQLRNETLLHIDQLQQHQRDIHQLVNDGLTQKIAETVTLSGPEASTDITKREKLDRPLVRVYQQHPGTDLPEASHLIQASNMYMDSISQTQRNLSLLKLARKKLKEDIHDKKVAIELDSNLVRLRRRKADHRWVLQGNAVTLLQHPDVSSKVQEN, encoded by the exons ATGGCGACTGCTATGGGACCAGAGAGATGGAAAGATACATCAATTGGAGGAATTAAAGTAGCTCAAACATTAATTGATCGAGCAGAACGAGACGTATACGACGCGAGAAGGACTGATCCCTTACCGTCGTTACGTG CGTGCGTACAAGAGAGTAACAGACGTATACACAGTTATGCTAGAGCAACAAGAGCGGTTGTCGTACATCTCCGTCAAGTATTAGTAGCTACGAATGAAGAGATAAAGTCTTTAAACAGGACACGAGAGGCGTTAGAA AGGTCACTGGATCATTGTCGTAAAGATATAGCTTTAAAT atattaagTGGTGCTCGTAGTGCTCTAACGTCAGCTATACAAGAGAGATCTAGAGTGACAGAGTTATTGTGTCATTCTATTAGCTCCACTTACCATTATgatcaaactaaaataatcacaCGTC ttGGACCATTTGATCCACTTACTCCAGCAGCATATGAAGCTGTTAAAGAGCTAAAGAAGCATGTCAAAGAGAGTAGTCAGTTACGAAATGAGACATTATTACATATTGATCAATTACAACAACATCAACGAGATATACATCAACTAGTTAATGATGGGTTGACACAAAAAATAGCTGAGACTGTCACATTATCT GGTCCAGAGGCATCAACAGACATTACAAAACGAGAAAAACTGGACCGTCCCCTTGTCAGAGTCTATCAACAACACCCAGGAACAGATCTACCAGAAGCATCCCATCTTATACAAGCCAGTAACATGTACATGGATTCTATATCACAAACACAGCGTAATTTATCTCTCTTAAAATTGGCACGCAAGAAACTTAAAGAAGATATACACGATAAAAAAGTTGCTATAGAATTAGACTCAAATCTTGTACGTTTGAGACGTAGGAAAGCTGACCACCGTTGGGTATTACAAGGTAATGCAGTGACTCTGTTACAACATCCTGATGTATCTTCAAAAGTGCAGGAAAATTAG